The following coding sequences are from one Diprion similis isolate iyDipSimi1 chromosome 9, iyDipSimi1.1, whole genome shotgun sequence window:
- the LOC124410429 gene encoding SUZ domain-containing protein 1-like isoform X2 — translation MSAVDDVYESWEEMEESGVLDKKLKALKLNPLEGLDDVEPQSLTGTENSNTRMIILGEDGMRTQYVPPKPTVKILKRPARHSQGSGDGPLLNGDGKPKQPIKSLKQREQEYAEARKRILGEEKSPEEKLVCEVNRIQPKPPSPPGSNLPANVLRMPIGPDGTRGFHVRR, via the exons ATGTCAGCTGTCGACGATGTCTACGAAAGCTGGGAAGAAATGGAGGAATCTGGG GTGctggacaaaaaattaaaagcacTGAAATTGAATCCCTTGGAAGGTTTAGACGATGTTGAACCCCAGAG CTTAACAGGTACTGAGAATTCAAATACAAGGATGATCATCCTTGGTGAAGATGGCATGCGCACTCAATACGTCCCGCCGAAACCTACAGTGAAAATCCTCAAAAGGCCGGCAAGGCACTCCCAAGGCAGCGGAGACGGGCCTCTCCTCAATGGAGACGGCAAACCAAAGCAGCCCATAAAATCCCTAAAACAG AGGGAGCAAGAATATGCAGAGGCACGCAAACGTATTCTgggagaggaaaaaagtcCGGAAGAGAAATTGGTCTGTGAAGTAAACAGGATTCAGCCAAAGCCACCGAGTCCTCCAGGGAGTAATCTCCCCGCAAATGTGCTACGGATGCCAATTGGCCCTGATGGAACCCGAGGTTTCCATGTCCGCAGGTAG
- the LOC124410429 gene encoding SUZ domain-containing protein 1-like isoform X3: protein MSAVDDVYESWEEMEESGVLDKKLKALKLNPLEGLDDVEPQSRHSLTGTENSNTRMIILGEDGMRTQYVPPKPTVKILKRPARHSQGSGDGPLLNGDGKPKQPIKSLKQSKQLSSIDGVTFRGSKNMQRHANVFWERKKVRKRNWSVK from the exons ATGTCAGCTGTCGACGATGTCTACGAAAGCTGGGAAGAAATGGAGGAATCTGGG GTGctggacaaaaaattaaaagcacTGAAATTGAATCCCTTGGAAGGTTTAGACGATGTTGAACCCCAGAG TCGGCACAGCTTAACAGGTACTGAGAATTCAAATACAAGGATGATCATCCTTGGTGAAGATGGCATGCGCACTCAATACGTCCCGCCGAAACCTACAGTGAAAATCCTCAAAAGGCCGGCAAGGCACTCCCAAGGCAGCGGAGACGGGCCTCTCCTCAATGGAGACGGCAAACCAAAGCAGCCCATAAAATCCCTAAAACAG TCGAAACAACTTTCTTCAATTGATGGAGTAACTTTTAGAGGGAGCAAGAATATGCAGAGGCACGCAAACGTATTCTgggagaggaaaaaagtcCGGAAGAGAAATTGGTCTGTGAAGTAA
- the LOC124410429 gene encoding SUZ domain-containing protein 1-like isoform X1, with protein sequence MSAVDDVYESWEEMEESGVLDKKLKALKLNPLEGLDDVEPQSRHSLTGTENSNTRMIILGEDGMRTQYVPPKPTVKILKRPARHSQGSGDGPLLNGDGKPKQPIKSLKQREQEYAEARKRILGEEKSPEEKLVCEVNRIQPKPPSPPGSNLPANVLRMPIGPDGTRGFHVRR encoded by the exons ATGTCAGCTGTCGACGATGTCTACGAAAGCTGGGAAGAAATGGAGGAATCTGGG GTGctggacaaaaaattaaaagcacTGAAATTGAATCCCTTGGAAGGTTTAGACGATGTTGAACCCCAGAG TCGGCACAGCTTAACAGGTACTGAGAATTCAAATACAAGGATGATCATCCTTGGTGAAGATGGCATGCGCACTCAATACGTCCCGCCGAAACCTACAGTGAAAATCCTCAAAAGGCCGGCAAGGCACTCCCAAGGCAGCGGAGACGGGCCTCTCCTCAATGGAGACGGCAAACCAAAGCAGCCCATAAAATCCCTAAAACAG AGGGAGCAAGAATATGCAGAGGCACGCAAACGTATTCTgggagaggaaaaaagtcCGGAAGAGAAATTGGTCTGTGAAGTAAACAGGATTCAGCCAAAGCCACCGAGTCCTCCAGGGAGTAATCTCCCCGCAAATGTGCTACGGATGCCAATTGGCCCTGATGGAACCCGAGGTTTCCATGTCCGCAGGTAG